In Dolichospermum flos-aquae CCAP 1403/13F, the following proteins share a genomic window:
- a CDS encoding N-acetylmannosamine-6-phosphate 2-epimerase, whose translation MTNLPKGLIVSCQAPVNSPLHDPYIIAAMAQAAVNNGAVAVRIDTSIHIQAVRKKVQVPIIGLWKQVITGSDVYITPQFHHAVAVAAAGADIIAIDATTRNRPGDEKLADIITLIHQQLNKPVMADVDTYEAAQLAVNAGADLVGTTLFGYTAQTKNFSPPGWELLTQIIENLNTFVICEGGVSSPEMARKALDLGANAVVVGGAITGIDLLVKAYISTLEN comes from the coding sequence ATGACTAATTTACCAAAAGGATTAATCGTTTCCTGTCAAGCGCCTGTAAACTCCCCATTACATGATCCTTATATCATTGCCGCAATGGCACAAGCAGCAGTGAATAATGGGGCTGTAGCAGTGAGAATTGACACATCTATACATATCCAAGCCGTGCGGAAAAAAGTCCAAGTTCCCATTATCGGACTTTGGAAACAAGTAATAACTGGTTCTGATGTATATATTACACCACAGTTTCATCATGCTGTGGCCGTAGCCGCAGCAGGTGCAGATATTATTGCCATAGATGCTACTACTAGAAATCGTCCTGGTGATGAAAAGTTAGCAGATATTATTACTCTGATTCATCAGCAATTAAATAAGCCAGTTATGGCAGATGTAGATACCTATGAAGCTGCACAATTAGCTGTGAATGCAGGTGCAGATCTTGTGGGAACTACTCTATTTGGCTATACTGCCCAAACTAAAAATTTCTCTCCTCCTGGTTGGGAATTACTCACCCAAATCATCGAAAATCTCAATACTTTTGTGATTTGTGAAGGTGGTGTTTCTTCACCAGAAATGGCGAGAAAAGCCTTAGATTTAGGGGCTAATGCTGTGGTTGTGGGTGGGGCAATTACCGGAATTGATTTGTTAGTTAAAGCTTATATTTCTACATTAGAAAATTAA
- a CDS encoding cysteine synthase family protein, translating into MNSIWLLMMVTYSPALTLKTSLPASPLFATVTEALGKVPIVRLNRIHPTCEDHHLYLKLESCNPGGSIKEKNADYLVNEAEKQGLLRTGGTIVESSSGNFGIGLAIVGATKGYRVMIVIDAKTPVTMRRMLTAYGAELVEVPLSEADSQGSMQVARMAKAQELAANIAGAWYPCQHKNPSNTDAHAIWTAREIEAAFGGAPDAIVIGVSTAGQLGGISRYFKRYYPQTRIIGVDVAGSAIFGTPRHPYKMTGLGLSFVPPNFDPQMLDAAYSVDDGLAFSVCHGLAKQEGMLLGASTGAIVAAALADTQRFTTPQTMLLLNPDRGDRYLETVYNADWLTAQNINILQHSHLTAAIANLLPVPLDIVGRSQE; encoded by the coding sequence ATGAACAGTATTTGGCTATTAATGATGGTTACTTACTCCCCAGCACTAACTCTGAAAACTAGCTTACCAGCATCACCGCTATTTGCCACGGTGACAGAAGCATTAGGTAAAGTTCCCATTGTCCGATTAAATCGAATTCACCCCACTTGTGAAGATCATCATTTATATCTCAAATTGGAATCTTGTAATCCTGGTGGGAGTATTAAGGAAAAAAATGCAGATTATCTTGTCAATGAAGCCGAAAAACAAGGTTTATTGCGAACAGGTGGAACAATTGTTGAATCTAGTTCTGGCAACTTTGGGATTGGGTTAGCAATTGTAGGCGCAACTAAGGGATACAGGGTGATGATTGTGATTGATGCCAAAACCCCTGTAACAATGCGAAGAATGCTTACTGCTTATGGTGCAGAATTGGTAGAAGTGCCTTTGAGTGAGGCTGATAGTCAGGGTTCAATGCAGGTGGCAAGAATGGCAAAAGCCCAGGAATTAGCTGCAAATATTGCTGGTGCTTGGTATCCCTGTCAACATAAAAATCCTAGTAATACTGATGCCCATGCAATTTGGACAGCGCGGGAAATTGAAGCTGCTTTTGGCGGTGCGCCGGATGCTATAGTGATTGGAGTCAGTACAGCCGGACAGTTAGGCGGTATCAGTCGCTATTTTAAACGGTATTATCCCCAAACAAGAATTATCGGTGTAGATGTGGCAGGATCGGCGATTTTTGGGACTCCCAGACACCCCTATAAGATGACTGGACTGGGTTTATCTTTCGTTCCCCCCAATTTTGACCCGCAAATGTTAGACGCGGCTTATAGCGTGGATGATGGTTTGGCGTTTTCTGTTTGTCATGGTTTGGCCAAACAGGAAGGTATGCTTTTAGGTGCTTCCACTGGTGCAATTGTGGCTGCTGCTTTAGCTGATACTCAAAGATTTACTACACCCCAAACTATGTTACTACTTAATCCTGACCGGGGCGATAGGTATTTAGAAACAGTTTACAATGCCGATTGGTTAACAGCACAAAATATCAACATCCTTCAACATTCCCATCTCACAGCAGCAATTGCTAATCTTCTACCTGTACCATTGGATATTGTTGGTAGGAGTCAAGAGTGA
- the rppB gene encoding two-component system sensor histidine kinase RppB — protein sequence MNNSIFNNSRLKLAITYAGFMGATLLICGYVAHIVMIQAFTRTVDRELEVFGKVFEDKLKTELKVPGELSITTQKSLPGICFKQKSCLPIKSESELLGLLSEGYYLRFLTLSGEVIAAIGNNPDEFPPNLQIHHSYDIQNRNGELYHLHLMPLKIKGNQLWGYLQVGRSIQRLNDYMNSLHWLLGLGVPFSMILIGGAGWWLAGLAMRPIEKSYQQLQKFTADAAHELRTPITSLQTIVETNSINQETQKALERQIKRLVTLTQDLLLLSRVESGLQEAKLQEICLNDLVADVEEELMPVAMNAQVLLSSNIPIESYFYIQGNEGQIYRMLLNLVSNAIKYTPESGEVKINLTTNDHQGLITIKDTGIGIPTSDIPHIFNRFYRVNADRSRHTGGSGLGLAIALAIVQTHKGKLEVESSINHGSTFTVILPLFSKVNS from the coding sequence ATGAATAACTCAATCTTTAATAATTCTCGGTTAAAATTAGCTATTACCTATGCTGGTTTTATGGGTGCAACTTTATTAATATGTGGTTATGTTGCTCATATTGTGATGATTCAAGCTTTTACTCGCACTGTTGATCGAGAGTTAGAAGTTTTTGGCAAGGTATTTGAGGATAAATTAAAGACAGAGTTAAAAGTTCCTGGAGAATTATCTATTACAACTCAGAAATCTTTGCCAGGAATTTGTTTTAAACAAAAATCTTGTTTACCAATTAAATCAGAATCAGAGTTACTGGGTTTATTATCAGAAGGATATTATCTCCGGTTTTTAACACTATCAGGAGAAGTAATTGCAGCTATTGGTAATAATCCCGATGAGTTTCCTCCTAATCTACAAATTCATCATTCTTACGATATTCAAAATCGCAATGGTGAACTATATCATTTACATTTAATGCCCTTAAAAATCAAAGGGAATCAATTGTGGGGATACTTACAAGTAGGGCGATCTATACAACGATTAAATGACTATATGAATAGTCTACATTGGTTATTAGGATTGGGTGTTCCCTTTTCTATGATCTTAATTGGTGGTGCTGGTTGGTGGTTAGCAGGTTTAGCAATGCGACCAATTGAAAAATCCTATCAACAATTACAAAAATTTACGGCTGACGCAGCCCATGAATTAAGAACTCCGATTACATCTTTACAAACAATTGTCGAAACAAATTCAATTAATCAAGAAACTCAAAAAGCTTTGGAGAGACAAATCAAAAGATTAGTAACTTTAACACAGGATTTGTTATTATTGTCTAGGGTAGAAAGTGGTTTACAAGAAGCAAAATTGCAGGAAATTTGTTTAAATGATTTAGTGGCAGATGTGGAAGAAGAATTAATGCCAGTAGCCATGAATGCCCAAGTTTTATTATCTAGTAATATTCCGATTGAATCTTATTTCTATATTCAAGGTAATGAAGGTCAAATTTATCGAATGTTGTTGAATTTAGTTAGTAATGCTATTAAATACACTCCTGAATCTGGGGAAGTAAAAATTAATCTGACAACTAATGATCATCAAGGTTTAATTACTATCAAAGATACAGGTATTGGTATTCCTACTTCAGATATTCCCCACATTTTTAATCGCTTTTATCGAGTTAATGCAGATCGTTCTCGTCATACAGGAGGATCTGGATTAGGTTTAGCGATCGCTTTAGCAATTGTCCAAACTCACAAAGGCAAATTAGAAGTAGAAAGTTCTATTAATCACGGCAGTACATTTACTGTGATTTTGCCCCTCTTTTCCAAAGTAAACAGCTAA
- the rppA gene encoding two-component system response regulator RppA: protein MRLLLVEDEHDLGTSIHHALTQRDYIVDWVEDGQRAWDYLNTVPQRYEIAILDWMLPKLSGLELCQRLRGQKNQLPIMLLTARDSMNDRVTGLDAGADDYLVKPFGMAELLARVRALQRRLPNFQPPQLQIGSLMLDYSNFSVVNLGLEPSLPIILTAKEFQLLEYLMQHPEQILTHEQIRARLWDFESDTVSNVVAAQVRLLRRKLLECGFPKAIETMRGFGYRFCG, encoded by the coding sequence ATGCGGTTATTATTAGTTGAAGATGAACATGATTTAGGAACTAGTATTCATCATGCTCTTACCCAGCGTGATTATATAGTAGATTGGGTTGAAGATGGACAAAGGGCTTGGGATTATCTGAATACAGTACCACAAAGGTATGAAATTGCAATTTTAGATTGGATGTTACCCAAGTTATCAGGATTGGAATTATGTCAAAGATTAAGAGGGCAAAAAAATCAATTACCAATTATGCTATTAACAGCTAGAGATAGCATGAATGATCGGGTTACGGGTTTAGATGCGGGTGCAGATGATTATCTTGTTAAACCTTTTGGGATGGCAGAATTATTGGCACGGGTAAGGGCATTACAAAGAAGATTACCAAATTTCCAACCACCGCAATTACAAATAGGTTCATTAATGTTAGATTATAGTAATTTTTCAGTTGTGAATTTAGGATTAGAACCTTCTTTACCAATTATCCTTACAGCCAAAGAATTTCAACTACTAGAATATTTAATGCAGCATCCTGAACAAATACTAACTCATGAACAAATTCGCGCTAGATTGTGGGATTTTGAAAGCGATACAGTGAGTAATGTTGTGGCTGCACAAGTGAGATTACTAAGACGTAAATTATTAGAATGTGGTTTTCCTAAAGCTATTGAAACTATGCGAGGTTTTGGTTATCGTTTTTGTGGATAA
- a CDS encoding metallophosphoesterase family protein, whose translation MNISRRQFLFLSGISTIGSGFLGGKLLNTNFLIESAAANPLKKDLLLRFVSVADTGTGTKGQYAVANAMNFYHQQNPYNLVILAGDNIYNNGEIEKINEVFERPYQALLKNGVKFHACLGNHDIRTDNGVPQVKYPGFNMQGRYYTFSQNKVQFFALDTNGNADWKNQLVWLDKELSQSKAPWKVVFGHHPIYSSGHYGNNKSFIKTFTPLFKKYNVQLYINGHEHNYERTRAIDGTTYLICGAGAGNRPVGRSQWTEYSTSDLSFAAYDVYADRMEVSGIDTKNRIFDRGIINLKSV comes from the coding sequence ATGAATATTAGCCGTCGTCAATTTTTGTTTTTAAGTGGAATCAGCACCATAGGATCTGGATTTTTGGGTGGGAAATTATTAAATACAAATTTTCTCATAGAATCAGCAGCAGCTAACCCACTTAAAAAAGACTTATTATTGCGTTTTGTCTCCGTTGCTGATACGGGAACTGGCACAAAAGGACAATATGCTGTAGCTAATGCTATGAATTTTTATCATCAGCAAAATCCTTATAATTTGGTGATTTTAGCTGGTGATAATATCTATAATAATGGGGAAATTGAGAAAATAAATGAGGTTTTTGAACGTCCCTATCAAGCTTTACTAAAAAATGGTGTCAAGTTTCATGCTTGTTTAGGTAATCATGATATTCGCACTGATAATGGCGTTCCCCAAGTTAAATACCCTGGTTTTAATATGCAGGGACGTTATTACACATTTAGTCAAAATAAAGTTCAGTTTTTTGCTTTAGATACTAATGGTAATGCTGATTGGAAAAATCAATTAGTTTGGTTAGATAAAGAATTAAGTCAGAGTAAAGCCCCTTGGAAAGTTGTTTTTGGTCATCATCCTATTTATTCATCTGGTCATTATGGGAATAATAAAAGTTTTATTAAAACCTTTACTCCTTTGTTTAAAAAATACAATGTTCAGCTTTATATCAATGGCCATGAACATAATTATGAACGCACTCGCGCTATTGACGGAACTACCTATTTAATCTGTGGCGCTGGTGCAGGTAATCGTCCGGTTGGCCGTTCTCAATGGACAGAATATTCAACCAGTGATTTGAGTTTTGCAGCCTATGATGTGTACGCAGATAGAATGGAAGTGAGTGGTATTGATACTAAAAATAGAATTTTTGATCGAGGTATAATTAACTTAAAAAGTGTTTAA
- the rpmB gene encoding 50S ribosomal protein L28 yields MSRRCQLTGKKANNACSVSHSNRHTNRLQHVNLQNKRVWWAAGNRWVKLKLSTKAIKTLEFKGLDAMAKEAGINLNHY; encoded by the coding sequence ATGTCCCGTCGTTGTCAACTAACTGGTAAAAAAGCCAATAACGCTTGTTCCGTTTCCCACTCCAACCGTCACACCAACCGTCTACAACACGTTAATCTGCAAAACAAGCGGGTTTGGTGGGCTGCTGGTAACCGTTGGGTGAAATTGAAACTTTCCACCAAAGCCATCAAAACCTTAGAATTTAAAGGTTTAGACGCAATGGCAAAAGAAGCAGGAATCAACCTCAACCATTACTAA
- the htpG gene encoding molecular chaperone HtpG produces MLEQGNISIHTDNIFPIIKKSLYSDHQIFLRELVSNGVDAIQKLNMVSRAGEYNGEIGEPEITISIDKDNKILSITDNGIGMTAEEVKKYINQVAFSSAEEFIHKYEGKADQPIIGHFGLGFYSSFMVAKQVEIDTLSYQEGAQAVRWTCDGSPKFVLDESPRTTRGTTIILTLEGEEEEFLEPARIRNLVKTYCDFMSVPIKMDGEVLNKQQAAWRESPSNLKEEDYLEFYRYLYPFQEEPLLWVHLNTDYPFVINGILYFPKMRPDVDVTKGQIKLFCNQVFVSDNCEEIIPQFLMPMRGVIDSTDIPLNVSRSALQGDRTIKRIGDYIAKKVGDRLKELYRDNREQYVTAWKDLGTFVKFGVLNDDKFKKQVEDIIIFRSTAKLEAPVADTAAVEVQSTDGDAWQDVTPANATSIPYTTLKEYLERNKERHENKVFYSTDAATQSTYIELHKNQGLEVLFMDSFIDTHFINFLEQEYRDVKFTRVDSDLDNTLLDDKTSEIVDPTTNKTKGEVIKELFEKALNKPKLNIRTESLKSDDPQGTPPAMVLLPEFLRRMREMSAMMQQQNAEFPEEHILLVNTAHPLIQNLVNLSQGSIIQGDGESPSSQLVNMMCQHVYDLALISQKGFDADGMKSFVERSNDVLTKLTEQASK; encoded by the coding sequence ATGTTAGAACAAGGCAATATCAGTATTCATACCGATAATATTTTCCCGATTATCAAGAAGTCTCTTTACTCAGACCATCAAATCTTCTTGCGGGAACTGGTATCCAACGGGGTAGACGCTATCCAAAAGTTAAACATGGTATCCCGCGCTGGGGAATACAATGGGGAAATTGGTGAACCAGAAATTACCATTAGCATTGATAAAGACAACAAAATCCTCTCCATTACTGATAATGGCATTGGTATGACCGCAGAGGAAGTCAAAAAATATATTAACCAAGTTGCTTTCTCTAGTGCTGAAGAATTTATTCACAAGTATGAAGGTAAGGCAGATCAACCTATTATCGGTCATTTCGGTTTAGGTTTCTACTCATCCTTCATGGTAGCGAAGCAAGTAGAGATTGATACTCTTTCCTATCAAGAAGGCGCACAAGCTGTGCGTTGGACTTGTGATGGTTCACCTAAATTTGTTTTAGATGAATCTCCTCGCACCACTCGTGGAACTACAATTATTCTCACATTGGAAGGAGAAGAAGAGGAGTTTCTCGAACCAGCACGAATTAGGAATCTTGTCAAGACTTACTGCGATTTCATGTCAGTTCCCATTAAAATGGATGGGGAAGTTTTAAATAAACAACAAGCTGCATGGCGTGAATCTCCCAGTAATCTTAAAGAGGAAGATTATTTAGAGTTTTACCGCTATTTGTATCCTTTCCAAGAAGAACCCTTGCTGTGGGTACATTTGAACACAGATTATCCCTTTGTGATTAACGGGATTTTGTATTTCCCGAAAATGCGTCCTGATGTAGATGTTACCAAAGGACAAATTAAATTATTCTGCAATCAGGTGTTTGTCAGTGATAACTGTGAGGAAATTATTCCCCAGTTTTTAATGCCCATGCGGGGCGTGATTGATAGCACTGATATACCTTTGAACGTTTCTCGAAGTGCATTACAAGGCGATCGCACTATTAAGAGAATAGGAGATTATATCGCCAAAAAAGTCGGCGATAGACTCAAAGAATTATACCGCGATAACCGCGAACAATACGTAACAGCCTGGAAAGACTTGGGAACATTCGTGAAATTTGGCGTTCTCAACGATGATAAATTCAAAAAACAAGTTGAAGACATCATCATCTTCCGTAGCACAGCCAAATTAGAAGCCCCTGTAGCCGACACCGCAGCCGTTGAAGTTCAATCTACCGACGGTGATGCGTGGCAAGATGTTACCCCAGCAAACGCGACTAGCATCCCCTACACCACCCTGAAAGAATACCTAGAACGGAACAAAGAACGTCACGAAAACAAGGTATTCTACAGCACCGATGCAGCTACTCAATCCACATACATAGAACTGCACAAAAATCAAGGTTTAGAAGTCCTCTTTATGGACTCCTTCATTGATACCCACTTCATTAACTTCCTAGAACAAGAATATCGAGATGTCAAATTTACACGGGTAGACTCTGACCTCGATAACACTCTTCTCGATGACAAAACCAGCGAAATTGTTGACCCCACCACCAACAAGACCAAAGGAGAAGTCATTAAAGAACTATTTGAGAAAGCCCTCAACAAGCCAAAACTCAACATCCGCACCGAGTCCTTGAAATCAGACGACCCTCAAGGAACACCACCAGCAATGGTGTTATTACCCGAATTTCTCCGGCGGATGCGAGAAATGAGTGCTATGATGCAGCAACAAAACGCTGAATTTCCCGAAGAACATATTTTACTAGTAAATACTGCTCACCCGTTAATTCAAAACTTGGTTAATCTCAGTCAAGGTAGTATTATTCAGGGTGACGGTGAATCCCCCTCCAGTCAATTAGTTAATATGATGTGTCAGCACGTTTACGATTTGGCACTTATATCGCAAAAAGGCTTTGATGCAGATGGGATGAAATCCTTTGTCGAACGTTCTAATGACGTACTCACCAAGCTAACAGAACAAGCCAGCAAATAA
- a CDS encoding P-loop NTPase fold protein, which produces MASDRIEAFQKAFRNLQLQPLVTTEETADFRVPYGDDFIAELEQRVLDGNDYTNQLIFAGHRGCGKSTLLAEFAREFDDNYLTIFFSISDLIEATAINHINILFAIAVQIMDKAEEQKIEIDANKKQRFFNWFQERTEIEESKIGAELEAGFDFWSFLKSKLKAEASIREVIETKFKRDFRDLIDTLNLIATEVSLACKKEIVVIIDDLDKLDLAAIESIFLKNIKALLQPNFFVIYTIPIATIRDGVLKRHIEDETSNPIFVMPVLKVYPKGESHKDEGQPVTATVAKLQEILRKRIDHTLLADDILLEIALSSGGVIRELVRIAQKCCSLVLVELRKKARKLEPIDDVQIDATILQQALDILRNDMTITLSKTDREILQQTYTNYRPDDPKQQEFLDLLHNVYVIEYKNAESWYDLHPLVIQQLKLEKLI; this is translated from the coding sequence ATGGCAAGTGATCGGATTGAGGCGTTTCAAAAAGCATTTCGTAATCTGCAATTGCAACCTTTGGTAACAACAGAAGAAACCGCAGATTTTCGAGTTCCTTATGGTGATGATTTCATTGCAGAATTAGAACAGAGAGTTTTGGATGGTAATGATTATACCAATCAATTAATTTTTGCAGGACATCGCGGTTGTGGTAAGTCTACATTGTTGGCAGAATTTGCCAGAGAATTTGACGATAATTATCTGACAATCTTCTTTTCTATATCTGATTTAATTGAAGCTACAGCCATCAATCACATTAATATTCTTTTTGCTATTGCTGTCCAAATTATGGATAAAGCGGAGGAGCAAAAAATTGAGATTGATGCTAACAAAAAACAAAGATTTTTTAATTGGTTTCAAGAACGGACAGAAATTGAAGAAAGTAAAATTGGGGCTGAATTAGAAGCAGGTTTTGATTTTTGGAGTTTTCTGAAAAGTAAGTTAAAGGCTGAAGCAAGTATCCGCGAAGTTATAGAAACTAAATTTAAACGTGATTTTCGAGATTTAATAGATACTCTCAATCTGATTGCGACAGAAGTTTCTTTAGCTTGTAAAAAAGAGATTGTGGTAATTATTGATGATTTAGATAAACTAGATTTAGCAGCTATTGAAAGTATATTTCTCAAAAATATTAAAGCACTATTACAACCTAATTTCTTTGTTATTTATACAATTCCTATTGCCACAATTCGTGATGGTGTTTTAAAAAGACATATCGAAGATGAAACGAGTAATCCGATTTTTGTGATGCCAGTTTTAAAAGTTTATCCTAAAGGTGAAAGTCATAAAGACGAAGGTCAACCTGTGACTGCAACGGTAGCAAAATTACAGGAGATTTTGCGTAAACGCATTGATCATACTTTATTAGCAGATGATATTTTGCTGGAGATTGCTTTATCTAGTGGTGGTGTCATTCGGGAATTGGTTCGCATTGCTCAAAAATGTTGTAGTTTAGTATTAGTAGAGTTAAGAAAAAAAGCCAGAAAGCTAGAACCGATTGATGATGTGCAAATTGATGCGACAATTTTGCAGCAAGCACTTGATATTTTGCGAAATGATATGACAATTACTTTGAGCAAAACTGACCGGGAGATTTTACAACAAACATATACGAATTATCGCCCTGATGATCCTAAACAGCAAGAATTTCTTGATTTGCTCCACAATGTTTATGTGATTGAATATAAAAATGCTGAAAGTTGGTATGATCTTCATCCTCTTGTAATTCAACAGTTAAAGTTAGAAAAGTTAATTTAA
- a CDS encoding tetratricopeptide repeat protein has translation MNTLTNESIINANEQTYMSLLVSIEAGIGMLQIFIAVCDADRQRENIIANYEKELAYTDNIYRVYLDSQEPSLKQAITQQVTLKENAIATVLGAEKLGSFNQDELLKKFFGYLQWTREALRELKMPIILWIPSRIYAQIAKQAPDFWSWRNGVFHFQPELSLVTNELLINRNSEVILDNQASSIFSPEQLEASLAEAINQWGENSSKLETLYSQLGNLYSKRVQSGKSADRERELALAEQYFNRAIVLQTQFQQQDALANSLNNLALLYYSQGRYNDAEPLYLQSLDIRKRQLGDDHPDVASSLNNLALLYYSQGRYNDAEPLYLQSLDIRKRQLGDDHPDVASSLNNLALLYYSQGRYNDAEPLYLQSLDIRKRQLGDDHPDVASSLNNLALLYYSQGRYNDAEPLYLQSLDIRKRQLGDDHPDVASSLNNLALLYYSQGRYNDAEPLYLQSLDIRKRQLGDDHPDVASSLNNLALLYYSQGRYNDAEPLYLQSLDIWKRQLGDDHPSVATSLNNLAGLYESQGRYNDAEPLYLQSLDIRKRQLGDDHPDVASSLNNLAGLYESQGRYNDAEPLYLQSLDIWKRQLGDDHPSVATSLNNLALLYESQGKYSEAENLAKQANFPAFNTETALTLLEKIENNPELLLSIRESLQQQTDASDDNT, from the coding sequence ATGAACACCTTAACCAATGAATCCATTATCAACGCAAATGAACAGACTTATATGAGTTTGTTAGTTTCAATTGAAGCTGGCATTGGGATGTTACAGATTTTCATTGCTGTGTGTGATGCAGATCGTCAGCGTGAAAATATTATAGCTAATTATGAAAAGGAATTAGCATATACTGACAATATTTATCGAGTTTATCTTGATAGTCAAGAACCTAGTTTAAAGCAAGCCATTACACAACAAGTTACATTAAAAGAAAATGCCATAGCCACAGTATTAGGTGCAGAAAAATTAGGATCATTCAATCAAGATGAATTGTTGAAAAAGTTTTTTGGTTATTTGCAATGGACGCGAGAAGCATTGCGAGAACTAAAAATGCCGATTATTTTATGGATACCATCACGCATTTATGCTCAAATTGCCAAGCAAGCACCTGATTTCTGGAGTTGGCGTAATGGTGTATTTCATTTTCAGCCTGAACTGTCTTTAGTTACAAATGAGTTATTAATCAATCGCAATTCTGAGGTAATTCTAGATAATCAAGCAAGTTCGATTTTTTCACCAGAACAATTAGAAGCATCTTTAGCAGAAGCGATTAACCAATGGGGAGAAAATAGTAGCAAACTAGAAACTCTCTATAGTCAGTTAGGTAATTTATATTCTAAACGAGTGCAATCAGGAAAATCAGCAGATAGAGAAAGGGAATTAGCACTAGCAGAACAATATTTTAATAGAGCAATAGTTTTACAAACTCAATTTCAACAACAAGATGCTCTTGCAAATAGTCTGAATAATTTGGCATTATTGTATTATTCTCAAGGACGTTACAATGATGCTGAACCTCTTTATTTGCAATCTTTAGATATCAGAAAACGCCAATTAGGTGATGATCATCCCGATGTTGCTTCCAGTTTGAATAATTTGGCATTATTGTATTATTCTCAAGGACGTTACAATGATGCTGAACCTCTTTATTTGCAATCTTTAGATATCAGAAAACGCCAATTAGGTGATGATCATCCCGATGTTGCTTCCAGTTTGAATAATTTGGCATTATTGTATTATTCTCAAGGACGTTACAATGATGCTGAACCTCTTTATTTGCAATCTTTAGATATCAGAAAACGCCAATTAGGTGATGATCATCCCGATGTTGCTTCCAGTTTGAATAATTTGGCATTATTGTATTATTCTCAAGGACGTTACAATGATGCTGAACCTCTTTATTTGCAATCTTTAGATATCAGAAAACGCCAATTAGGTGATGATCATCCCGATGTTGCTTCCAGTTTGAATAATTTGGCATTATTGTATTATTCTCAAGGACGTTACAATGATGCTGAACCTCTTTATTTGCAATCTTTAGATATCAGAAAACGCCAATTAGGTGATGATCATCCCGATGTTGCTTCCAGTTTGAATAATTTGGCATTATTGTATTATTCTCAAGGACGTTACAATGATGCTGAACCTCTTTATTTGCAATCTTTAGATATTTGGAAACGCCAATTAGGTGATGATCATCCCTCTGTTGCTACCAGTTTGAATAATTTGGCAGGATTGTATGAATCTCAAGGACGTTACAATGATGCTGAACCTCTTTATTTGCAATCTTTAGATATCAGAAAACGCCAATTAGGTGATGATCATCCCGATGTTGCTTCCAGTTTGAATAATTTGGCAGGATTGTATGAATCTCAAGGACGTTACAATGATGCTGAACCTCTTTATTTGCAATCTTTAGATATTTGGAAACGCCAATTAGGTGATGATCATCCCTCTGTAGCTACCAGTTTGAATAATTTGGCATTATTGTATGAATCTCAAGGTAAATATTCAGAAGCTGAAAATTTAGCTAAACAAGCAAACTTTCCCGCATTTAATACAGAAACAGCGTTAACCTTACTAGAAAAAATAGAAAATAATCCTGAACTATTGTTATCTATTCGAGAGTCTTTGCAACAGCAAACAGACGCATCTGATGACAATACATAA